A genome region from Litoribacterium kuwaitense includes the following:
- a CDS encoding NAD(P)-dependent alcohol dehydrogenase, protein MKIKAAVTHAKGEEFKIEEIEIAEPKATEVLIKVVASGVCHTDAVARDLGLSPFPAVLGHEGSGIVEKVGEGVKTIEPGDHVVLSYASCGHCENCLTGHPSVCVDFNELNFGGTMDDGSHRLHKQQQKLSTFFGQSSFGTYAIANERNVVKVDKDVDLTLLGPLGCGIQTGSGTVLNKLKPEFGSSIAVYGTGAVGLSAIMAAKLIGCEHIIAIDIHESRLELAKELGATHTFNSKKVDVLKEIKEVTKGGSHYGIETTGVPAVVHQGLQALRPLGQLAVVGVTPEVNINVHEEIMAEGKMMVGVIEGDAVPQLFIPKLVDYYKRGLFPFDKLVKLYDFSDINQAFEDSKAGQTIKPIVKIS, encoded by the coding sequence ATGAAGATTAAAGCAGCTGTAACTCATGCCAAAGGGGAAGAATTTAAAATTGAAGAAATTGAAATCGCTGAACCGAAAGCGACTGAAGTGTTGATCAAAGTCGTCGCTTCAGGAGTATGCCATACCGATGCAGTCGCACGCGACCTCGGTTTATCTCCATTTCCAGCTGTATTGGGGCATGAAGGGTCTGGAATTGTTGAGAAAGTGGGAGAAGGCGTGAAGACCATTGAGCCAGGTGATCATGTCGTCCTATCTTATGCTTCCTGTGGGCATTGTGAAAACTGTTTAACCGGTCACCCATCGGTCTGTGTTGATTTTAACGAATTAAACTTTGGTGGCACGATGGATGATGGATCACATCGTTTGCACAAGCAACAACAGAAGCTTTCAACATTCTTTGGCCAGTCTTCATTTGGTACATATGCGATTGCCAATGAGCGAAATGTCGTGAAGGTAGACAAAGATGTAGATTTGACGTTATTAGGGCCGTTAGGCTGTGGTATTCAAACTGGGAGCGGGACTGTTCTCAATAAGTTAAAGCCAGAGTTCGGTAGTTCGATTGCTGTCTATGGTACAGGGGCGGTTGGCTTAAGTGCAATTATGGCTGCCAAGCTGATCGGATGTGAGCACATCATCGCTATTGACATTCATGAGAGCCGCTTGGAGCTTGCGAAGGAGCTAGGTGCAACACATACATTCAATAGTAAGAAAGTTGATGTTTTAAAGGAAATTAAAGAAGTGACAAAGGGCGGTAGTCATTATGGCATTGAAACGACAGGTGTTCCGGCTGTAGTACATCAAGGCTTGCAGGCACTTCGCCCTCTTGGTCAGCTTGCTGTTGTTGGTGTGACGCCTGAGGTCAATATTAACGTTCATGAAGAAATTATGGCGGAAGGAAAAATGATGGTAGGTGTGATTGAAGGTGATGCTGTTCCGCAGCTTTTCATTCCTAAATTAGTCGATTATTATAAAAGAGGTCTTTTTCCGTTCGATAAGCTCGTTAAACTATACGACTTCTCAGATATTAATCAGGCTTTTGAAGATTCAAAAGCAGGTCAAACGATTAAGCCAATTGTTAAAATAAGCTAA
- a CDS encoding NAD(P)/FAD-dependent oxidoreductase, translated as MSEVYDVTIIGAGPTGLFAAFYGGMRDMKVKVIDSMPELGGQLTALYPDKYIYDVAGFPKIKASELVDNLREQMQKFDQSIILGSQVDEVTKQADGTFLIKSGEDIHLSKTVLITGGVGSFQPRKLKLECAEKYEGRCLHYHIKDLSAFRDHKVVVAGGGDSAVDWALMLEPIAKEVSIVHRRDQFRAHEHSVNQLRESSVNIMTPCDIVDIVGDPDVTEVVIKNKEGELSTLEADTLVVNYGFISSLGPIKNWGLEIEKNSIVVNTRMETNIPGIYAAGDITTYEGKIKLIATGFGEGPTAINNAFAYLNPDSKVQPKHSTSLFA; from the coding sequence ATGAGTGAAGTATACGATGTAACCATTATCGGTGCGGGGCCGACAGGGCTTTTCGCAGCGTTTTATGGCGGAATGCGCGATATGAAAGTGAAAGTCATCGACAGTATGCCAGAGTTGGGAGGGCAGTTGACGGCGCTATATCCGGATAAATATATATATGATGTCGCTGGTTTTCCTAAGATCAAAGCAAGTGAACTTGTAGATAACCTTCGTGAGCAAATGCAAAAATTTGATCAATCGATCATTCTTGGAAGTCAGGTTGATGAGGTAACGAAGCAAGCAGACGGCACGTTTTTGATCAAATCAGGAGAAGACATCCATTTATCAAAAACCGTCCTGATTACAGGTGGCGTCGGTTCCTTCCAGCCTCGAAAGCTAAAGCTTGAGTGTGCTGAAAAATATGAAGGTCGTTGCTTGCATTATCATATTAAAGACCTTAGTGCATTTCGCGACCACAAAGTTGTCGTTGCTGGTGGTGGAGACTCAGCAGTTGACTGGGCATTAATGCTCGAGCCGATTGCAAAAGAGGTATCGATTGTACACCGGCGTGATCAGTTCAGAGCACATGAACATAGCGTTAATCAATTAAGGGAATCGTCCGTTAACATTATGACACCGTGTGACATCGTTGATATCGTTGGCGATCCTGATGTGACGGAAGTCGTTATTAAAAATAAAGAAGGCGAGCTCTCTACACTTGAGGCAGACACGCTCGTTGTCAACTATGGCTTTATTTCCTCTCTCGGCCCAATTAAAAATTGGGGGCTAGAGATCGAGAAAAACTCAATTGTCGTCAATACACGTATGGAAACAAATATTCCTGGCATCTATGCCGCAGGGGATATTACCACATATGAAGGGAAAATCAAGCTCATTGCCACCGGTTTTGGGGAAGGGCCTACTGCAATCAATAATGCATTCGCGTATCTCAACCCTGACAGTAAAGTGCAGCCTAAGCATTCGACGAGCTTGTTTGCATAA
- a CDS encoding VanZ family protein, translated as MSIYLEQIFQAAMIFPFVALIFTIPTIILQYRRFGHLHFLRLLIVFSFYLYILNLAFLVMLPLPTTLHNCPDGAVSGALYQLEPFRFFTDIAKEAHFHPQVPESYLRIFKASSFYQVAFNILLFLPLGVYFRYYFIQRFIPTALFSLGLSLFIEITQGTGVYGLFACPYRVLDVDDLFANTLGGILGFIAAPLFTFFLPERKRLLRYQAADRVSAVRRVIAWGVDYVILQLIWSFYLETLSYSKPVLLFILLILYFGVLPYLWKGFTFGKWLLRFRIEDINGRRHFFRFLHRGTWPSLLLTLDVAYFQWVNSVSIVSRVDAFIFLAILCLHAAFFLLVIFRITRADTRLFYEKWSRTKKRPL; from the coding sequence ATGTCCATTTACCTTGAGCAAATCTTCCAAGCCGCAATGATTTTTCCATTTGTGGCCCTTATATTTACCATTCCAACGATCATTCTACAATACCGTCGCTTTGGGCATCTTCACTTCTTGCGACTGTTGATTGTATTTTCCTTTTACTTATATATCCTTAACCTTGCTTTTTTAGTCATGCTGCCGCTTCCGACGACTTTACATAATTGCCCTGATGGTGCTGTGAGCGGTGCATTATATCAGCTAGAGCCCTTTCGTTTTTTTACGGATATCGCCAAGGAAGCGCATTTTCACCCGCAAGTACCAGAAAGCTACCTTCGTATATTTAAAGCCTCATCGTTTTATCAGGTGGCGTTTAATATTTTGCTGTTTCTTCCGCTAGGTGTGTATTTTCGTTATTATTTTATCCAACGTTTTATTCCAACTGCCCTGTTTTCCTTAGGTTTATCACTTTTTATTGAAATAACACAAGGAACGGGTGTATATGGCTTATTCGCATGCCCATATCGCGTTTTGGACGTAGATGATCTTTTCGCCAACACGTTAGGAGGGATCTTAGGGTTTATAGCGGCACCATTATTTACCTTTTTCCTACCTGAGCGTAAACGATTGCTCCGTTATCAAGCTGCCGATCGAGTGAGTGCTGTCAGACGGGTGATCGCATGGGGCGTTGACTACGTCATCTTACAACTCATATGGAGCTTTTATTTAGAAACCTTGTCATATTCAAAACCCGTATTGCTTTTCATTCTCCTGATCCTATATTTCGGTGTCCTGCCTTATTTATGGAAAGGGTTCACTTTCGGCAAATGGCTCCTACGCTTCCGTATTGAGGACATTAACGGGAGAAGACATTTCTTCCGATTTCTGCACCGGGGGACTTGGCCATCCCTACTGCTGACCTTAGATGTAGCCTACTTCCAATGGGTGAATTCAGTTTCAATTGTATCCCGTGTAGACGCGTTTATTTTTCTAGCCATTTTATGTTTACACGCCGCGTTCTTTTTACTCGTCATTTTTCGAATTACACGTGCTGACACGCGTCTATTCTATGAAAAATGGAGCCGTACGAAAAAGCGCCCCCTGTAA
- a CDS encoding DUF6483 family protein, with the protein MPMLRDDFIMRMFQSVTQLAARLAGLRAERNKADSEHLIDEAIKGTTGLSRQTVNVLPAQELKELFSAREDEAERIATLALLLLEEGDHHEAFQETEEAYQDYAKGFVLLVNALGSIPNKQMEAELNRKADDLLERLTASNRYSGWGLAAIDYYEEIKKRYDLAENVLFALAEEKPSEAVQQRGLSFYRQRLQEDEAVLQKRKLPKNEVLEGEADFLHLFK; encoded by the coding sequence ATGCCGATGCTTCGGGACGATTTTATTATGCGCATGTTTCAATCTGTCACCCAGTTAGCCGCGCGACTGGCCGGTCTCAGAGCTGAGCGGAATAAAGCTGACAGTGAGCATCTTATTGACGAGGCGATTAAAGGAACGACAGGTTTAAGCCGCCAAACGGTGAATGTTTTACCGGCTCAAGAATTAAAAGAATTGTTCTCAGCCAGAGAAGATGAAGCTGAACGTATAGCTACACTAGCCTTGCTTCTATTAGAAGAAGGCGATCATCACGAAGCTTTTCAAGAAACGGAGGAAGCTTATCAAGATTACGCTAAAGGGTTTGTTTTACTAGTGAACGCGCTAGGTTCGATACCTAACAAACAAATGGAAGCTGAACTGAACCGTAAAGCTGACGACTTATTAGAGCGCCTGACCGCTTCAAACCGTTATAGCGGTTGGGGACTAGCAGCGATAGATTATTACGAAGAAATCAAGAAACGTTATGATCTTGCAGAAAATGTTTTATTTGCACTCGCTGAAGAAAAGCCGTCAGAAGCTGTTCAGCAACGCGGTCTTTCCTTTTATCGTCAACGCCTTCAAGAAGATGAGGCTGTTTTACAGAAAAGAAAATTGCCAAAAAATGAGGTCCTTGAAGGGGAAGCTGATTTTTTACACTTATTTAAATGA
- a CDS encoding aldo/keto reductase, translated as MLQTVQLGKTDLHVVPVGLGTNAVGGHNIFPNLDDQVGKNVVKTALDEGINFLDTAFIYGPERSEELIGEVLTETGQRSDVILATKGAHKIVDGEVTLVNTPSFLKQSVDESLRRLQTDYIDLFYIHFPDETTQKSEAVGALKELRDAGKIRTIGVSNFSLEQLKDANQDGYVDVVQDEFNLLKRQAENTLLPYCIENDISFIPYFPLASGLLSGKYDEHSTFEDGRANHPLFQGKTYQQNIAKVNELKKIANHKKIEVAHLVLSWYLHHEAIDVVIPGAKQPEQVLRNLKTIDVSLTSEEFAQIDAIFR; from the coding sequence ATGCTACAAACTGTACAATTAGGGAAAACCGACTTACATGTCGTACCGGTCGGTCTTGGGACGAATGCTGTTGGTGGGCATAATATTTTTCCAAACTTAGACGATCAAGTAGGAAAAAACGTTGTAAAAACCGCGTTAGATGAAGGAATCAATTTTCTAGACACGGCATTTATCTATGGCCCTGAACGTTCGGAAGAACTAATCGGCGAAGTCCTAACCGAAACCGGGCAGCGATCAGATGTGATCCTCGCGACCAAAGGGGCCCACAAAATTGTTGATGGTGAGGTCACTTTAGTTAACACGCCTTCATTTTTAAAACAATCTGTGGACGAGAGCCTGCGTCGCCTGCAAACGGACTATATTGACCTTTTCTATATCCATTTTCCTGATGAAACAACACAAAAGTCAGAAGCCGTAGGTGCTTTAAAGGAACTAAGGGACGCGGGAAAAATACGTACGATCGGTGTTTCCAATTTTTCGCTTGAACAATTAAAAGACGCGAACCAAGATGGCTACGTTGATGTCGTCCAGGATGAGTTTAATTTACTCAAACGACAAGCCGAAAACACGTTACTCCCATACTGCATAGAGAATGATATTTCCTTCATCCCCTATTTTCCTCTCGCTTCCGGACTATTGAGTGGGAAGTATGATGAACATAGTACTTTTGAAGATGGACGTGCGAACCATCCTTTATTCCAAGGAAAAACTTACCAGCAAAACATTGCTAAAGTCAACGAACTTAAAAAGATTGCCAATCACAAAAAGATTGAGGTCGCTCATCTCGTCTTAAGCTGGTATTTGCACCATGAAGCGATTGACGTCGTTATACCTGGAGCAAAACAACCGGAGCAAGTCCTGCGAAATTTAAAAACGATCGATGTGTCACTCACCTCAGAAGAATTTGCTCAAATTGATGCGATCTTTCGTTAA
- a CDS encoding DUF6376 family protein, giving the protein MIKKVSVISLIFVAMLLSGCGLLDEVNQGIGYSEEAMTYIEDVQQFTQEAPAMLEEAANDPETKAQLDEYVQQFLNEMESFQNIEPPGFAEDIHAQISSFSADAEASLQQLQGKLSDANMSVDELRNSELFQSLDQLRELQNTIENLGG; this is encoded by the coding sequence TTGATAAAAAAAGTAAGTGTGATAAGCCTAATCTTCGTGGCTATGTTGTTGAGTGGTTGTGGTCTATTAGATGAAGTCAATCAAGGCATTGGATATTCTGAAGAAGCAATGACGTATATTGAGGATGTCCAGCAGTTTACGCAGGAAGCCCCTGCGATGCTTGAGGAAGCGGCAAACGATCCAGAAACGAAGGCGCAGCTTGATGAATATGTCCAACAGTTTTTAAACGAGATGGAATCCTTTCAAAATATTGAGCCGCCTGGATTTGCTGAGGACATCCATGCACAAATTAGCAGCTTTTCAGCCGATGCAGAAGCTTCTTTACAACAATTGCAAGGAAAACTGTCTGATGCGAATATGTCTGTTGACGAACTGAGAAATAGTGAATTGTTTCAGAGTTTAGACCAGTTGCGCGAGTTGCAAAATACAATTGAAAATCTAGGTGGATAA